A single window of Qipengyuania sediminis DNA harbors:
- a CDS encoding SURF1 family cytochrome oxidase biogenesis protein, with amino-acid sequence MKERRAGAVHLPVLPTLVVTLAVATMIALGFWQLERRAEKEALLASYAAADRASQEVAWPSAPLGYQAALYSRSAVRCVEVTNRRAVAGRSEDGQPGWAHIATCNVAVGGLADIALGWSPGPRGPAWSGGEVAGMVAPAGRGIRLVANPPIAGLAPLATPDPSAIPNNHLSYAVQWFAFAATAVVIYVLALRRRRGS; translated from the coding sequence ATGAAGGAGCGCCGGGCGGGGGCTGTTCACCTGCCCGTCTTACCCACCCTCGTGGTCACGCTGGCGGTTGCTACGATGATCGCCCTCGGCTTCTGGCAGCTTGAACGCCGCGCGGAGAAGGAGGCGCTGCTCGCTTCCTATGCGGCGGCGGATCGCGCGAGCCAGGAGGTCGCTTGGCCGAGCGCGCCGCTCGGTTACCAAGCAGCCCTCTATAGCAGAAGCGCCGTGCGCTGCGTCGAGGTCACGAACAGGCGCGCCGTCGCGGGGCGCTCGGAGGACGGCCAGCCGGGCTGGGCCCATATCGCGACCTGCAACGTTGCGGTGGGCGGGCTTGCTGACATCGCGCTCGGATGGTCGCCGGGCCCGCGCGGCCCGGCTTGGAGCGGGGGGGAGGTTGCGGGCATGGTCGCACCCGCAGGGCGCGGTATCCGTCTGGTCGCAAACCCTCCAATCGCCGGGCTGGCGCCGCTTGCCACCCCCGACCCTTCGGCAATCCCTAACAACCATCTTTCCTATGCCGTGCAATGGTTTGCTTTTGCCGCGACGGCGGTGGTGATCTACGTCCTCGCGCTGCGCCGTCGCCGGGGGAGCTGA
- a CDS encoding cytochrome c oxidase subunit 3: MAGAKNHDYHILAPDIWPLIGSISALTSTSGLVLFMHDMANAWLVMGLGIAGLIATFFAWFAKIIREAHAGDHTPVVQLHLRYGMILFIASEVMFFVGWFWAWFDFALFPSELSEVIGGEWPPKAIEEVIDPFSLPLLNTLILLCSGTTVTWAHHSLIHGDRDGLKKGLWATIILGVVFSLIQAYEYGVAPFAFGGNTYSSAFYMATGFHGFHVLIGTIFLIVCLVRAYKGHFTPRQHFGFEAAAWYWHFVDVVWLFLFVVVYVWGGWGAEYH, translated from the coding sequence ATGGCCGGCGCAAAGAACCATGATTACCACATCCTCGCCCCCGATATCTGGCCGCTGATCGGCTCGATCTCGGCGCTGACCTCCACCAGCGGCCTCGTGCTGTTCATGCACGACATGGCGAATGCCTGGCTGGTGATGGGGCTGGGGATCGCAGGGTTGATCGCAACCTTCTTCGCCTGGTTCGCCAAGATCATTCGCGAGGCGCACGCCGGCGATCACACCCCCGTCGTCCAGCTTCACCTGCGCTACGGCATGATCCTGTTCATCGCGTCCGAGGTCATGTTCTTCGTCGGCTGGTTCTGGGCATGGTTCGACTTCGCGCTGTTTCCGAGCGAGCTGTCCGAAGTCATCGGGGGGGAGTGGCCGCCCAAGGCGATCGAAGAGGTGATCGATCCCTTCTCGCTGCCGCTGCTCAATACGCTGATCCTGCTGTGCTCGGGCACGACCGTGACCTGGGCGCACCACAGCCTGATCCACGGCGATCGTGACGGGCTGAAGAAAGGGCTTTGGGCGACGATCATCCTGGGCGTCGTGTTCAGCCTGATCCAGGCGTACGAATACGGCGTCGCGCCCTTCGCCTTCGGCGGCAATACCTACAGCAGCGCCTTCTACATGGCGACGGGTTTCCATGGATTCCACGTGCTGATCGGCACGATTTTCCTGATCGTCTGCCTGGTGCGCGCCTACAAGGGCCATTTCACGCCCCGCCAGCACTTCGGTTTCGAAGCGGCGGCGTGGTACTGGCACTTCGTCGATGTGGTGTGGCTGTTCCTTTTCGTCGTCGTCTATGTCTGGGGCGGCTGGGGCGCCGAATACCACTGA
- a CDS encoding cytochrome c oxidase assembly protein, whose amino-acid sequence MSGLALPHGNARTALLAAGFALFMLAMGFAAVPLYRLFCQVTGFGGTTMRATESEALIAERIAQSAGAGTISIRFDASQDRGLPWRFSPAQSTQAVAIGQRQLAFYTARNDSDRPVTGRATFNVEPEQAGKHFHKIQCFCFTEQTLQPGEEVRMPVLYYVDPSAARDANMKGVEQITLSYTFHQARDAS is encoded by the coding sequence ATGAGCGGACTGGCGCTTCCCCACGGCAATGCCCGCACTGCTCTGCTCGCGGCGGGATTTGCCCTCTTCATGCTGGCGATGGGTTTCGCCGCGGTGCCGCTCTACCGCCTGTTTTGTCAGGTAACGGGGTTCGGCGGTACGACCATGCGCGCGACGGAGAGCGAGGCGCTCATAGCCGAGCGCATTGCGCAAAGCGCCGGGGCGGGAACGATCTCGATCCGCTTCGATGCATCGCAAGACCGCGGGCTGCCGTGGCGGTTCAGCCCGGCGCAGAGCACGCAGGCCGTTGCCATCGGCCAGCGCCAACTGGCGTTCTACACCGCGCGAAACGACAGTGACCGGCCCGTCACCGGGCGCGCGACCTTTAACGTCGAACCCGAGCAGGCGGGCAAGCACTTTCACAAGATCCAGTGCTTCTGCTTCACCGAGCAGACGCTTCAGCCGGGGGAGGAGGTGCGGATGCCCGTTCTGTATTATGTCGACCCCTCGGCGGCGCGTGATGCGAATATGAAGGGGGTGGAGCAGATCACCCTCAGCTACACCTTCCACCAGGCCAGGGACGCGTCCTAG
- a CDS encoding heme o synthase: MSRTGVPSGVTAGFGPLPAEWRDFFALTKPRVMSLVIFTALCGLIAAPGSVHPVIGFTAIFAIAMAAGGSGALNMWLEADIDAQMKRTATRPIPSGRMRREDARDFGVLLAGSAVLIMGLAVHWLAAVLLLVSVLYYAVFYTLWLKPRTPQNIVIGGGAGAFPPLIGWVAVTGQITAMPLLLFAIIFLWTPPHFWALALFVKSDYARAGIPMMPVVRGEGPTRRQILAYALVLAPAALAPWWIGGAGGIYGVSAALLSVTFVALSVPVGLRRAGPGDAMLPEKRLFKFSILYLFALFAALVIDRLAAQQGWFA, encoded by the coding sequence ATGAGCCGCACCGGCGTGCCCTCGGGCGTGACTGCCGGGTTCGGCCCCTTGCCCGCCGAATGGCGCGATTTCTTCGCGCTGACCAAGCCGCGGGTGATGAGCCTCGTCATATTCACCGCGCTGTGCGGACTGATCGCGGCGCCGGGAAGCGTGCACCCGGTGATCGGCTTCACCGCGATCTTCGCTATCGCCATGGCGGCGGGAGGATCGGGCGCGCTCAACATGTGGCTCGAAGCCGATATCGACGCGCAGATGAAGCGCACCGCCACGCGCCCCATCCCCTCGGGGCGGATGCGGCGCGAGGATGCGCGCGATTTCGGCGTGCTGCTGGCCGGTTCCGCAGTGCTGATCATGGGGCTTGCCGTGCACTGGCTGGCAGCCGTCCTGCTGTTGGTCTCCGTGCTCTACTACGCGGTTTTCTACACGCTGTGGCTGAAGCCCCGCACTCCGCAGAACATCGTCATCGGCGGCGGGGCCGGCGCATTTCCGCCGCTCATCGGCTGGGTGGCGGTGACGGGTCAAATCACCGCCATGCCGCTGCTTCTCTTCGCGATCATCTTCTTGTGGACCCCGCCGCATTTCTGGGCGCTAGCGCTGTTCGTGAAGAGCGATTACGCCCGCGCGGGCATTCCGATGATGCCCGTAGTGCGCGGTGAGGGACCAACGCGCCGCCAGATCCTTGCCTATGCTCTGGTGCTGGCGCCTGCCGCCCTCGCGCCGTGGTGGATCGGCGGGGCGGGGGGGATCTACGGGGTATCCGCCGCACTCCTTTCGGTCACTTTCGTGGCGCTATCAGTTCCGGTCGGTCTGCGCCGTGCCGGACCGGGAGATGCGATGCTGCCCGAGAAGCGCTTATTCAAGTTCAGCATCCTCTATCTCTTCGCGCTATTTGCGGCACTGGTGATAGACCGGCTTGCGGCGCAGCAGGGGTGGTTCGCATGA
- the ctaD gene encoding cytochrome c oxidase subunit I produces the protein MATTADQFQAHTDRRDHAHHDADHKPAFFARWFMSTNHKDIGTLYLIFAITAGLIGGAISGIMRAELAEPGLQYLGWWVNFMGGEANFDANLHMWNVLITAHGLIMVFFMVMPAMIGGFGNWFVPLMIGAPDMAFPRMNNVSFWLTVAGFASLMFSTFVPGGTGMGAGIGWTAYAPLSTTGSTGPAVDFAIFSLHLAGAGSILGAINFITTIFNMRAPGMTLHKMPLFVWSVLVTAFLLLLALPVLAAAITMLITDRNFGTTFFDASGGGDPILYQHLFWFFGHPEVYIMILPGFGMVSQIIATFSKKPVFGYLGMAYAMVAIGVVGFVVWAHHMYTVGLDVNTKMYFTAATMVIAVPTGVKIFSWIATMWGGSLEFKSPMVWAIGMIFLFTVGGVTGVYLANGGIDDVVHDTYFVVAHFHYVLSMGAVFSLFAAFYYWFPKMSGKMHSEFLAHLHFWFFFVGVNLIFFPMHFLGLQGMPRRYPDYTAAYTEWNYVASVGYMIMAASMVIFFVNLLYAFLAGKKAADNPWGPGATTLEWTLSSPPPFHQFETLPVIEDGDEHHAGHDAAPGGARPATT, from the coding sequence ATGGCCACCACCGCCGATCAGTTCCAGGCCCATACGGATCGCCGCGATCACGCGCATCACGATGCCGACCACAAGCCGGCATTCTTTGCGCGCTGGTTCATGTCCACCAATCACAAGGACATCGGCACGCTCTACCTCATCTTCGCGATCACCGCGGGCCTTATCGGCGGCGCGATCTCGGGCATCATGCGTGCAGAATTGGCGGAGCCGGGCCTGCAATATCTCGGCTGGTGGGTTAACTTCATGGGCGGGGAAGCGAATTTCGACGCCAATCTGCACATGTGGAACGTGCTGATCACCGCGCACGGCCTGATCATGGTGTTCTTCATGGTCATGCCGGCTATGATCGGGGGCTTCGGCAACTGGTTCGTGCCGCTGATGATCGGTGCGCCGGACATGGCCTTCCCGCGGATGAACAACGTCTCGTTCTGGCTGACGGTGGCGGGTTTCGCTTCGCTGATGTTCTCGACCTTCGTGCCCGGCGGCACCGGCATGGGCGCGGGCATCGGCTGGACCGCCTATGCGCCGCTGTCGACGACCGGATCGACCGGGCCGGCGGTCGATTTCGCCATCTTCTCGCTGCACCTCGCGGGTGCGGGCTCGATCCTGGGCGCGATCAACTTCATCACCACCATCTTCAACATGCGCGCACCGGGCATGACGCTGCACAAGATGCCGCTGTTCGTCTGGTCGGTGCTGGTGACCGCCTTCCTGCTGCTGCTCGCGCTGCCGGTGCTCGCCGCGGCGATCACCATGCTGATCACCGATCGCAATTTCGGCACGACCTTCTTCGATGCCAGCGGCGGCGGCGATCCGATCCTCTACCAGCACCTGTTCTGGTTCTTCGGCCACCCGGAAGTCTACATCATGATCCTGCCGGGCTTCGGCATGGTCAGCCAGATCATCGCCACCTTCTCCAAGAAGCCGGTGTTCGGCTATCTCGGCATGGCCTATGCGATGGTCGCGATCGGCGTCGTCGGTTTCGTCGTGTGGGCGCACCACATGTATACCGTCGGGCTCGACGTGAACACGAAGATGTATTTCACTGCGGCGACCATGGTGATCGCGGTGCCCACGGGGGTGAAGATCTTCAGCTGGATCGCGACGATGTGGGGCGGGAGCCTTGAGTTCAAGAGCCCGATGGTGTGGGCGATCGGGATGATCTTCCTGTTCACCGTGGGCGGCGTGACCGGCGTCTATCTCGCCAATGGCGGTATCGACGATGTGGTGCACGACACCTATTTCGTGGTCGCGCACTTCCACTACGTGCTGTCGATGGGTGCGGTCTTCAGCCTGTTCGCCGCGTTCTACTACTGGTTCCCCAAAATGAGCGGGAAGATGCATTCCGAATTCCTCGCGCATCTTCATTTCTGGTTTTTCTTCGTCGGCGTGAACCTCATCTTCTTCCCCATGCACTTCCTCGGGCTTCAGGGGATGCCGCGCCGCTATCCTGATTATACGGCGGCCTATACGGAATGGAATTACGTCGCGTCGGTCGGATACATGATCATGGCCGCTTCGATGGTGATCTTCTTCGTCAACCTCCTCTACGCCTTTCTTGCGGGCAAGAAGGCGGCGGACAATCCCTGGGGCCCGGGCGCCACGACGCTGGAATGGACGCTGTCGAGCCCGCCGCCCTTCCACCAGTTTGAGACGCTGCCGGTGATCGAGGACGGGGATGAGCATCACGCGGGTCACGACGCCGCGCCGGGCGGAGCGCGCCCCGCTACCACCTGA
- the coxB gene encoding cytochrome c oxidase subunit II, which translates to MAQSAAVPANSANAPQPAGNIAENANQTADTAANAVSAQGQPAAAAVAQGSKATAAAGSAAYTPMKPTPGIGMPVDGGLDVQKQFSPSGRYAFKFHTALLWVMGLISLLVLVLLLYVMVRFRAKAHPVPSRTTHNTALEVAWTLVPVLILIGIAIPSISLLSQQYRSPPKDAITVKATGYQWYWGYSYPDNGDFEVISNMLPEDEAKRRGEPEQLAVDNRMVVPAGVPLRIQVTGADVIHSFAVPSLWFKIDAVPGRLNERVLTIEKPGVYYGQCSELCGARHAYMPIAVEALPMPQWRAWIRAQGGTFKDEAAPVAAPSVAPTQDPESAVPGAAGAGAPPTTTTAPVAPGTPTPAA; encoded by the coding sequence ATGGCGCAGTCCGCCGCCGTACCCGCCAACAGCGCCAACGCGCCGCAGCCCGCCGGCAACATTGCCGAGAACGCCAATCAGACCGCCGATACCGCGGCCAATGCCGTCTCCGCTCAGGGCCAGCCCGCGGCCGCGGCGGTCGCCCAAGGGTCCAAGGCCACTGCCGCGGCTGGCAGCGCCGCCTATACGCCGATGAAGCCCACGCCCGGGATCGGGATGCCGGTCGATGGCGGGCTGGACGTGCAGAAGCAGTTTTCGCCCTCCGGTCGCTACGCGTTCAAGTTCCATACCGCGCTGCTGTGGGTGATGGGGCTGATCAGCCTCTTGGTGCTGGTATTGCTGCTTTATGTCATGGTGCGGTTCCGTGCCAAAGCGCACCCCGTGCCATCGCGCACCACGCACAACACCGCTCTCGAAGTCGCCTGGACATTGGTGCCGGTGCTGATCCTGATCGGGATCGCCATCCCCTCCATCTCGCTCTTGTCGCAGCAGTATCGCAGCCCGCCCAAGGATGCGATCACGGTCAAGGCGACCGGCTATCAGTGGTATTGGGGCTACAGCTATCCCGACAACGGCGATTTCGAAGTGATCTCCAATATGCTGCCCGAGGACGAGGCGAAGCGCCGTGGGGAACCCGAGCAGCTCGCGGTGGACAATCGCATGGTGGTGCCCGCGGGCGTGCCGCTGCGCATCCAGGTGACCGGGGCGGATGTGATCCATTCCTTCGCCGTGCCGAGCTTGTGGTTCAAGATCGACGCGGTGCCGGGCCGCCTCAACGAACGCGTCCTGACGATCGAGAAGCCGGGCGTCTATTACGGGCAATGCTCGGAACTGTGCGGGGCACGTCACGCCTATATGCCGATCGCGGTGGAAGCGCTGCCGATGCCGCAGTGGCGCGCGTGGATTCGTGCGCAGGGTGGCACTTTCAAGGACGAGGCGGCACCGGTCGCCGCGCCCTCGGTCGCGCCGACGCAGGATCCCGAAAGCGCCGTGCCCGGTGCCGCGGGGGCAGGCGCCCCGCCGACCACCACGACCGCGCCGGTCGCGCCCGGCACGCCGACCCCCGCCGCTTGA
- the pyrE gene encoding orotate phosphoribosyltransferase — MTEAEVLAEFRASDALLEGHFVLSSGRHSARYLQCARVLMNGVRAERLARALAAKLPAELRESIDFVVSPAMGGLIIGHEMGRALGVDALFLERPQGSFELRRGFRLEPGARVLMVEDVVTTGLSSREAIEAVAREGGEVIAEAALVDRSGGLADIGVPFVPLIAIDVPSYAEDDVPPELAAIPVTKPGSRRA, encoded by the coding sequence ATGACCGAAGCCGAGGTGCTCGCCGAATTCCGCGCCAGCGATGCGCTGCTCGAAGGGCATTTCGTGCTGTCCTCGGGGCGCCATTCGGCGCGCTACCTGCAATGTGCACGGGTGCTCATGAACGGGGTTCGGGCAGAGCGGCTGGCGCGCGCTCTCGCTGCCAAGCTGCCCGCCGAATTGCGCGAAAGCATCGATTTCGTGGTCAGCCCGGCGATGGGCGGCCTCATCATCGGGCACGAGATGGGCCGCGCGCTCGGCGTCGATGCGCTGTTTCTCGAGCGGCCCCAAGGCAGTTTCGAGCTGCGCCGCGGCTTTCGTCTCGAACCGGGCGCGCGCGTGCTGATGGTGGAGGACGTCGTCACCACCGGCCTCTCCAGCCGCGAAGCCATCGAGGCAGTCGCGCGAGAAGGAGGCGAAGTCATCGCCGAAGCGGCGCTGGTCGATCGTTCGGGCGGATTGGCCGATATCGGCGTGCCATTCGTGCCGCTGATCGCCATCGACGTGCCGAGCTATGCAGAGGACGACGTGCCCCCCGAACTCGCCGCTATCCCGGTGACCAAGCCGGGCAGCCGGCGCGCATGA
- a CDS encoding pyridoxine 5'-phosphate synthase, with the protein MTPHRLRLGVNIDHVATIRNARGGDHPDPVRAAEIVAAVGGDGITAHLREDRRHIRDSDLARIQAATGLPLNLEMAATEEMLAIALAHKPHAACIVPEKREERTTEGGLDAAGQHNRLAPIVSRLADAGIRVSLFIAADERQLEAAIRLRAPAVEFHTGDYAHATGEQRAIELKRIADMAALAAKNGIEPHAGHGLTFDNVQPIAAIPQLAELNIGHYLVGEAVFTGLADAVRQMRELMDAAR; encoded by the coding sequence ATGACGCCGCACCGCCTCCGTCTCGGCGTCAACATCGATCACGTTGCCACCATCCGCAACGCGCGCGGCGGCGACCATCCCGATCCGGTCCGCGCGGCGGAGATCGTGGCGGCGGTCGGCGGCGATGGCATTACCGCGCACCTGCGCGAAGATCGCCGCCATATCCGCGACAGCGACCTCGCGCGCATACAGGCGGCGACCGGGCTGCCGCTCAATCTCGAAATGGCGGCCACCGAGGAGATGCTGGCGATCGCCCTCGCCCATAAACCGCACGCCGCCTGCATCGTGCCCGAAAAGCGCGAGGAGCGCACGACAGAGGGCGGTCTCGATGCGGCAGGCCAGCACAACCGGCTCGCTCCGATCGTCAGCCGCCTGGCGGACGCGGGCATCCGCGTCAGCCTCTTCATCGCAGCGGACGAACGCCAGCTCGAAGCCGCGATCCGGCTCCGTGCGCCGGCCGTCGAGTTCCACACCGGCGACTATGCCCATGCGACAGGCGAGCAGCGCGCCATCGAGCTGAAGCGCATCGCCGACATGGCCGCGCTCGCCGCCAAGAACGGGATCGAGCCCCACGCCGGCCACGGCCTCACCTTCGACAACGTCCAGCCCATCGCCGCCATCCCGCAATTGGCCGAGCTCAACATCGGCCACTATCTGGTGGGCGAGGCGGTGTTCACCGGCCTTGCCGACGCGGTCCGCCAGATGCGCGAACTGATGGACGCAGCGCGATGA
- the acpS gene encoding holo-ACP synthase — MIIGLGSDLCNIERIQSSLDRFGERFELRCFTETERAKAAKRPFTRAGTYAKRFAAKEAFSKAVGTGFRRGVYLSTIGVVNAPSGAPTLALTGGAAKRLAELTPPGHEARIHLTLTDDHPWAQAFVIIEAIPL; from the coding sequence ATGATCATCGGTCTCGGCTCCGATTTATGCAATATCGAACGAATTCAATCGTCTCTCGACCGTTTTGGAGAACGTTTCGAGCTTCGCTGCTTCACCGAAACCGAACGCGCCAAGGCGGCTAAGCGGCCCTTTACCCGGGCCGGCACCTACGCCAAGCGCTTCGCCGCCAAGGAGGCGTTTTCGAAGGCGGTCGGCACCGGTTTTCGGCGCGGCGTCTATCTCAGCACCATCGGCGTCGTAAACGCCCCTTCCGGCGCCCCGACGCTCGCGCTGACCGGTGGGGCGGCCAAGCGGCTTGCGGAATTGACCCCGCCGGGGCATGAGGCGCGCATTCATCTCACCCTCACCGACGATCACCCATGGGCGCAGGCCTTCGTGATCATCGAGGCCATCCCCCTATGA
- the lepB gene encoding signal peptidase I, whose product MTSDTAPMTTPEPERAQPAPKEKINWWAELRGLALMLLGVLALHSFVGKPFYIPSESMMPNLLTGDRLVVSKYPYGYNWTSLSFHPLPRSDWRLFGATPQYGDIVIPLPPDRDEDYIKRVVALPGDRIAVVNGRIILNGTPVPQRVEPAIEIPVDLNSPCDESVYPGMRLTRADGSMVCRMPVYRETMPNGATYLVIDHKTQPLDNMAEITVPADAVFVMGDNRDHSADSRASTWEKGLDGPVPLANIGGRAEFITFSLDGTTNLNPVSWFTSLRGGRAFSTLRPAIEGGKPAPAER is encoded by the coding sequence ATGACCAGCGACACCGCCCCCATGACCACTCCGGAGCCGGAGCGCGCCCAGCCAGCGCCCAAAGAGAAGATCAACTGGTGGGCGGAACTGCGCGGGCTGGCGCTGATGCTGCTCGGCGTGCTGGCGTTGCACAGCTTCGTGGGCAAACCGTTCTACATCCCGTCCGAATCGATGATGCCCAACCTCCTTACCGGCGACCGGCTGGTGGTGAGCAAATATCCCTATGGCTACAACTGGACCTCGCTGAGCTTCCATCCCCTTCCCCGCAGCGACTGGCGCCTGTTCGGCGCGACGCCCCAATATGGCGATATCGTGATCCCGCTTCCGCCCGACCGGGACGAGGATTACATAAAGCGAGTCGTCGCCTTGCCGGGCGACCGGATCGCGGTCGTCAACGGCCGCATCATCCTGAACGGCACGCCGGTGCCGCAGCGGGTTGAGCCGGCGATCGAGATTCCGGTCGATCTCAACAGTCCCTGCGACGAAAGCGTCTATCCCGGCATGCGCCTGACGCGCGCCGATGGCAGCATGGTCTGCCGGATGCCGGTCTATCGCGAGACCATGCCCAACGGCGCGACCTATCTCGTTATCGATCACAAGACCCAGCCGCTCGACAACATGGCGGAAATCACCGTGCCGGCGGATGCGGTCTTCGTGATGGGCGACAATCGCGATCATTCCGCCGACAGCCGGGCATCGACCTGGGAAAAGGGATTGGACGGGCCGGTGCCGCTCGCGAACATCGGCGGAAGGGCCGAATTCATCACCTTTTCGCTCGACGGCACGACCAATCTCAATCCCGTTAGCTGGTTCACCTCGCTGCGCGGGGGGCGCGCCTTCAGCACATTGAGGCCCGCGATCGAGGGCGGCAAGCCGGCCCCGGCGGAGCGCTGA
- a CDS encoding AI-2E family transporter — translation MAAESAAGDQSGLSPEEARDLGTSPARISDPRIRHEYQRAFIWAVTIGAVALTVYLSSALLAIFGAMVFAALIDGGARLLGRVLPLSRGWRVAIVLTLTLIFLAWLLYFAGSTISTEAALFPELIQNQIGALIVWAQSQGIDVSLSQLQGYAGQMSSGMGTVTRAVGGILGGLTTTFLIAIIGIYLAVEPRSYERGMAWMLPRNKRDGFFETIQRMGFTMRRLLAGRLIGMAAQGFITYVALAWLAPLVVEEPVPMAALLGILTALFAFVPNLGAIISGALMVLVGFSGGVDMGLYTIAVYLVIQTLDGYVFTPMIAKKTVDLAPALVLAMQLIMGILFGVIGLLLADPLLAMIKVALERRAESNATSERVDAVIKAAGGT, via the coding sequence GTGGCGGCGGAGAGCGCGGCGGGCGACCAGTCGGGCCTTTCGCCCGAAGAGGCCCGCGATCTCGGAACCAGCCCAGCGCGCATTTCGGATCCGCGCATCCGCCATGAATACCAGCGCGCCTTCATCTGGGCGGTGACGATCGGGGCGGTGGCGCTGACGGTCTATCTGTCGAGCGCGCTGCTGGCCATCTTCGGCGCGATGGTCTTCGCCGCGCTGATTGATGGCGGCGCGCGCCTGCTCGGCCGGGTCCTGCCGCTGTCGCGCGGCTGGCGCGTCGCGATCGTGCTGACGCTCACCCTGATTTTCCTTGCCTGGCTGCTTTACTTCGCGGGATCCACTATCTCCACCGAAGCCGCCCTGTTCCCGGAGCTGATCCAGAACCAGATCGGCGCCTTGATCGTCTGGGCGCAAAGCCAGGGCATCGATGTCAGCCTGAGCCAGCTGCAGGGTTACGCCGGCCAGATGTCCAGCGGCATGGGCACCGTCACGCGCGCGGTGGGCGGCATCCTGGGCGGACTGACCACTACGTTCCTTATCGCGATCATCGGTATCTACCTCGCGGTCGAGCCCCGGTCTTACGAGCGTGGGATGGCCTGGATGCTGCCACGCAACAAGCGCGATGGCTTTTTCGAGACCATCCAGCGGATGGGCTTCACGATGCGCCGCCTGCTCGCCGGTCGGTTGATCGGCATGGCCGCGCAGGGCTTCATCACCTATGTCGCGCTCGCCTGGCTCGCGCCGCTGGTGGTTGAAGAACCGGTCCCCATGGCGGCGCTGCTGGGCATCCTTACCGCGCTGTTCGCCTTTGTGCCCAATCTGGGCGCGATCATATCGGGCGCGCTGATGGTGCTGGTCGGCTTCTCAGGCGGGGTCGACATGGGGCTCTACACCATCGCCGTCTATCTCGTGATCCAAACGCTGGACGGTTATGTCTTTACGCCCATGATCGCCAAGAAGACGGTCGATCTCGCGCCCGCCCTGGTGCTGGCGATGCAGCTGATCATGGGCATCTTGTTCGGAGTGATCGGCCTGCTGCTAGCCGACCCGCTGCTGGCGATGATCAAGGTCGCGCTCGAGCGCCGGGCCGAGAGCAATGCCACGAGCGAACGGGTCGATGCCGTTATCAAGGCCGCCGGTGGCACGTAA
- a CDS encoding DUF3089 domain-containing protein: MARKFLYLIVAIVVLILIGAIALALWSRQATELAFVPRTQFTAQAPLSANAYADPAMWYSRPGLGANDPARFRPVGPDSDPSIEEAPPFAVFFVHPTSYIPLALTEQANWNAALGDTTAESRARLFLRGMASAFNRAEAIWAPKYRQAVAGAFLTDKPEAARAIDAAYADVREAFRYFLDDTPAGTPIVLAGHSQGALHVLRLLRDDMNTEKVRSRIAAVYAIGWPISIAHDLPALPFPGCERAGQARCIFTWSSFAEPADPSMLLIRYSQTPGFDGLPRGEGPILCVNPLTGAAGGNAPASANLGTLVPNADLSGGELVAGAVPARCDDRGLLLIGDPPRMGQGVLPGNNYHVYDIPLFWKNLEGDVVERVRAWTPPER, translated from the coding sequence GTGGCACGTAAATTCCTGTATCTCATCGTCGCGATCGTCGTGTTGATCCTTATCGGCGCGATCGCGCTCGCGCTGTGGTCGCGGCAGGCGACGGAATTGGCCTTCGTGCCCCGGACCCAATTCACCGCGCAGGCGCCCCTGTCCGCCAATGCCTATGCCGACCCGGCAATGTGGTATTCGCGCCCCGGCCTCGGGGCCAACGATCCCGCGCGTTTCCGGCCGGTCGGGCCTGATAGCGATCCTTCCATCGAAGAGGCCCCGCCTTTCGCGGTCTTCTTCGTGCATCCGACAAGCTACATCCCGCTCGCTCTGACCGAGCAGGCGAATTGGAACGCCGCCCTCGGCGATACCACAGCCGAGAGCCGGGCGCGGCTATTCCTGCGGGGCATGGCAAGCGCCTTCAATCGCGCCGAGGCGATCTGGGCACCCAAGTACCGCCAGGCCGTCGCGGGCGCTTTCCTGACCGACAAGCCCGAGGCGGCGCGCGCCATCGACGCCGCCTATGCCGATGTGCGTGAAGCTTTCCGTTACTTCCTCGACGATACGCCCGCGGGAACGCCGATCGTTCTGGCCGGGCACAGCCAGGGTGCCCTCCACGTCCTGCGCCTGCTGCGCGATGATATGAACACGGAAAAAGTCCGGTCCCGCATCGCCGCGGTCTATGCGATCGGCTGGCCGATCTCGATCGCGCACGATCTTCCCGCCCTGCCCTTCCCCGGTTGCGAAAGGGCCGGACAGGCGCGCTGCATCTTCACATGGTCGAGTTTCGCGGAGCCGGCCGACCCGTCGATGCTGCTGATCCGCTATTCGCAAACCCCCGGCTTCGACGGGCTGCCGCGTGGCGAAGGGCCGATCCTTTGCGTCAATCCGCTGACCGGGGCGGCAGGGGGCAACGCCCCCGCAAGCGCCAATCTGGGCACCCTGGTCCCCAACGCCGACCTTTCGGGCGGCGAACTGGTAGCAGGCGCAGTGCCGGCGCGCTGCGATGATCGCGGCCTGCTGCTGATCGGCGATCCCCCGCGGATGGGCCAGGGGGTGCTGCCGGGCAACAACTATCACGTCTACGACATCCCGCTGTTCTGGAAGAACCTCGAAGGCGATGTGGTGGAGCGGGTGCGCGCATGGACCCCGCCGGAACGATAG